In Papio anubis isolate 15944 chromosome 20, Panubis1.0, whole genome shotgun sequence, a single window of DNA contains:
- the SNRPD2 gene encoding small nuclear ribonucleoprotein Sm D2 isoform X2: MSLLNKPKSEMTPEELQKREEEEFNTGPLSVLTQSVKNNTQVLINCRNNKKLLGRVKAFDRHCNMVLENVKEMWTEVPKSGKGKKKSKPVNKDRYISKMFLRGDSVIVVLRNPLIAGK; this comes from the exons AT GAGCCTCCTCAACAAGCCCAAGAGTGAGATGACCCCAGAGGAGCTGCAGAAGCGAGAGGAGGAGGAATTTAACACGGGTCCACTCTCTGTGCTCACTCAGTCAGTCAAGAACAACACTCAAGTGCTCATCAACTGTCGCAACAATAAGAAACTCCTGGGCCGCGTGAAGGCCTTCGATAG GCACTGCAACATGGTGCTGGAGAACGTGAAGGAGATGTGGACTGAGGTCCCTAAGAGCGGCAAGGGCAAGAAGAAATCCAAGCCAGTCAACAAAGACCGCTACATCTCCAAGATGTTCCTGCGCGGGGACTCGGTCATCGTGGTCCTGCGGAACCCGCTCATCGCCGGCAAGTAG
- the SNRPD2 gene encoding small nuclear ribonucleoprotein Sm D2 isoform X1, protein MLRGSDLTNTGGGRARWLRSLLNKPKSEMTPEELQKREEEEFNTGPLSVLTQSVKNNTQVLINCRNNKKLLGRVKAFDRHCNMVLENVKEMWTEVPKSGKGKKKSKPVNKDRYISKMFLRGDSVIVVLRNPLIAGK, encoded by the exons ATGTTAAGGGGCAGCGATTTAACGAATACtgggggaggccgggcgcggtggctcag GAGCCTCCTCAACAAGCCCAAGAGTGAGATGACCCCAGAGGAGCTGCAGAAGCGAGAGGAGGAGGAATTTAACACGGGTCCACTCTCTGTGCTCACTCAGTCAGTCAAGAACAACACTCAAGTGCTCATCAACTGTCGCAACAATAAGAAACTCCTGGGCCGCGTGAAGGCCTTCGATAG GCACTGCAACATGGTGCTGGAGAACGTGAAGGAGATGTGGACTGAGGTCCCTAAGAGCGGCAAGGGCAAGAAGAAATCCAAGCCAGTCAACAAAGACCGCTACATCTCCAAGATGTTCCTGCGCGGGGACTCGGTCATCGTGGTCCTGCGGAACCCGCTCATCGCCGGCAAGTAG
- the GIPR gene encoding gastric inhibitory polypeptide receptor — translation MTASPILQLLLRLSLWGLLLRRAETGSEGQTAGELYQRWERYRRECQETLATAEPPSGLACNGSFDMYVCWNYAAPNATARASCPWYLPWHHHVAAGFVLRQCGSDGQWGLWRDHTQCENPEKNEAFLDQRLILERLQVMYTVGYSLSLATLLLALLILSLFRRLHCTRNYIHINLFTSFTLRAAAILSRDRLLPRPGPYLGDHAPVLWNQALAACRMAQIVTQYCVGANYTWLLVEGVYLHSLLVLVGGSEEGHFRYYLLLGWGAPALFVIPWVIVRYLYENTQCWERNEVKAIWWIIRTPILMTILINFLIFIRILGILLSKLRTRQMRCRDYRLRLARSTLTLVPLLGVHEVVFAPVTEEQARGALRFAKLGFEIFLSSFQGLLVSVLYCFINKEVQSEIRRGWHHCRLRRSLGEEQRQLPERAFRALPSGSGPGEVPTGRGLSSGTLPGPGNEARRVLESYC, via the exons ATGACTGCCTCTCCGATCCTGCAGTTGCTGTTGCGGCTCTCACTGTGGGGGCTGCTGCTCCGGAGGGCGGAG ACAGGCTCTGAGGGGCAGACGGCGGGGGAGCTGTACCAGCGCTGGGAACGGTACCGCAGGGAGTGCCAGGAGACCTTGGCAACCGCGGAACCGCCTTCAG GCCTCGCCTGTAACGGGTCCTTCGATATGTACGTCTGCTGGAACTATGCTGCACCCAACGCCACTGCCCGTGCCTCCTGCCCCTGGTACCTGCCCTGGCACCACCACG TGGCTGCAGGTTTCGTCCTCCGCCAGTGTGGCAGTGATGGCCAATGGGGACTTTGGAGAGACCACACACAATGTGAGAACCCAGAGAAGAATGAGGCCTTTCTG GACCAAAGGCTCATCTTGGAGCGGCTGCAGGTCATGTATACCGTCGGCTACTCCCTGTCTCTCGCCACACTGCTGCTAGCCCTGCTCATCTTGAGCTTGTTCAG GCGACTACATTGCACTAGAAACTATATCCACATCAACCTGTTCACGTCTTTCACACTGCGAGCGGCGGCAATTCTCAGCCGAGACCGTCTACTGCCTCGACCTGGCCCCTACCTTGGGGACCACGCCCCTGTGCTGTGGAACCAG GCCCTCGCTGCCTGCCGCATGGCCCAGATCGTGACCCAGTACTGCGTGGGTGCCAACTACACGTGGCTGCTGGTGGAGGGCGTCTACTTGCACAGTCTCCTGGTGCTCGTGGGAGGCTCCGAGGAGGGCCACTTCCGCTACTACCTGCTCCTCGGCTGGG GGGCCCCCGCGCTTTTCGTCATTCCCTGGGTGATCGTCAGGTACCTGTACGAGAACACGCA GTGCTGGGAGCGCAACGAAGTCAAGGCCATTTGGTGGATTATACGGACCCCCATCCTCATGACCATCTTG attaatttcctcatttttatccGCATTCTTGGCATTCTCCTGTCCAAGCTGAGGACACGGCAAATGCGCTGCCGGGATTACCGGCTGAG GCTGGCTCGCTCCACGCTGACGCTGGTGCCCCTGCTGGGTGTCCACGAGGTGGTGTTTGCTCCGGTGACCGAGGAACAGGCCCGGGGCGCCCTGCGCTTCGCCAAGCTCGGCTTTGAGATCTTCCTCAGCTCTTTCCAG GGCTTGCTGGTCAGCGTCCTCTACTGCTTCATCAACAAGGAG GTGCAGTCGGAGATCCGCCGTGGCTGGCACCACTGCCGCCTGCGCCGCAGCCTGGGCGAGGAGCAGCGCCAGCTCCCGGAGCGCGCCTTCCGGGCCCTGCCCTCCGGCTCCGGCCCCGGCGAGGTCCCCACCGGCCGCGGCTTGTCTTCGGGGACCCTCCCAGGGCCTGGGAATGAGGCCAGACGGGTGTTGGAAAGTTACTGCTAG